The genomic interval ccattattggtcttacaatagttaaatgttttcaatataaccttgagacgctagacttcgtcccccttatggatggttattcgttgaatgcatttaacaccgtaagatctcatttgataagtgttttgtaagttttcgtctctattagactctcccctacggtgactacttagagataaacttataaaacatgaaacgatggtggaagctcataaaatgagaataaccttgactctcgcctaccgggataatgttggattcttatttttatcgaattaaaggttgctagaatggtttgcattttagatgagctgacaactatattcaatgaatgatactttggctctcgcctaccgggacactgtatcagtttgttggaaaccttagaaattatttaagatgtgcatgttttgtattttcacatgtctttgttatttgctaaatgcttgataatttctaaattgtgtgtgaatttatattgaaccatgttattgtttgttattagttgtagtttaaattttgaatcttcattgttggtctaactcggcttgttgttctaatgggacaaatcccttatggattgtcatccattagacaaacataatagtgttagatcaagatagataaatattgtaaatgcaacatctagttgttcatcaattgatgacaccttagactagtatttacaatatgaaacaagaagattttataaagtaagaataactttgctctcgctaatcgggacattgttagattcttattttaaaattgaaattatccttattcctcttagcttaattttttcgaattagcttaaataatatattattggatgaatggtttataaatcatataatttcattctattttctcttaagaaattgaatagcgcatttgattatattcccgacattctatcccgaaatgatataaatcctcaatcttaaaaatttcctacttgtatatgcttgctttaggcaaatcagacttagagttagattagtagtggtggtccaagatagaagaatactcattatatttggtataaatttaagtttttgactttagattttagattccaaatagagattttatatttctatttccagaatacaatacagttacactttcacaagtgattaatatccatcttctatcaatggattcaaactgtatgttaaagtatggaatatgagtttagtattctgtgaccaggatccacttacactattctaagaactctttaatataactaaacctaagtcatcaaaagactacaaccacattctgataaatctatggcatttgtatcttgttcatagtgtttttgacaagatcattctctgcaaagaatcaatatgcctatatccactgaaagtataatcatctcattcgcagatggatgtacattcaggggtggatatgagtttttcgttaaattcttaagacgatcactctagattttaacTTAAGcacagaaatttgaaatgtttttaaaaaatttcatgaatatctagcaatggtgaaaaaccattgaggtaagtggttaaagatcttgtaagcttataggggtggagaaatatttggtacatatgcagttcaaagatcattaagttgattttttgaattataaccAAATTAACCTTCCCAGCAATTCGATTTGcaaattgatgattagttactagttgttgcctaagtccttctagggatataccctagtgataagaaaattttagaatgatggaatggttgtgtacttagtgtaaaccattgttgggtttttgtgccctaaataaaacccatttcaatataatcagatttacttattagtaaagattagaaataacattttatgttgcatggttcacatgatttatttcatgattatatatatctaatgtatgaattctatttaagtccagaacatatgaatttattaatgattatagtgttgtcagcacagtgtaatataatcttaattatatgttcgaaagtttattccctgatttgtcagaacactggatttagactgacatggtataatcagcgataggtattcttacaccttggaaaagtgttatgtcctttccaggacattggcaaagttttccagtatcggatgtatggagtatacatcaaaagggaccgatattgatctttgattagatatattaaaatttaccgtaatatctattcaattcaatatcgccCGTTGACCCttgatcaaatgaccttaatcctgatatgattagtttcgatctcaagagtactatacatgttctttgatttgttagttaagcctacttttgggtcaggatgatacgtacattttgggaacatgatagtataattgagtgggagcactattataaatatggagtctataacttctataggaaattagaagtgaaacgatgatatccttcgagcttggctaaacatagataaatggtggagatctcatttcacttcgctgaaatatcatttatacggagctaagtgttttaaggataaaaaacattgaaggtgtaacggtaacttagtgcctattcaatgtagatcatctattagaaggtcattgatcaaattaggattataacaattgataactaatgacgtatctatatcgtggaacatataaagcgttctatatgactaagagtgcaattccaagttctaagtgtggattcaataagaaattaataagttagggaatttacttggtaaattaggttcgacttattggaagcttggtttaTATAGGCCAATGGTCcgcatactagttgagaccatactgcttgtaagactcagttaattgattttaattaatcaattataattcaaaagttagactatgtctactttatgaattttcactaagcaagggcaaaattgtaaagaaaagatattctaggtttatttattaattaagagactttatatgtcttaattaataaatatattaaatgacaatattatttaataattatatttaagttattaaataattagaattggcatttaaatagttaaattggaaaattggcatttttgagaaaatgggaatgaaaaataacaaaatgggaaagttgcaaagtgatgcccaatttccttatatggccgcccacAATGGAAAGGGTTTaccttttatttttccattattttaatgccatacaattctaacctaaacctagatggcattctataaatagaaagtattggcttgaggaaactaaTGACTTTGCATAGTGTTCCTTTCAGAAAAAGCCAtgcgccactttcctctctcttttcttctctttgaatttcaaaatccttgagtgatagagtagtacccacacacatcaagtggtatctcaattatagtgtgtaagactataggagaatccaaacaacaagaaggacaaTCAtcatcaaggaagaagagaaaaagatccaggtACAGATCTtaattatgttctgctacagaaaggaatcaaggactagatatctgaatgaaaggagtcattatattctgctgcacccaatgtaaggttttcttaaactcttatgtgtttatttcattgttttagaattcatattaggatgttaatgaaacatacttggtagtagatctagatcctggtaaaatatttctaacaactggtatcagagccatggtaatgatttactttcatgaaatatgaattaaaacgatgttttgtgttgatttggatggtttcatgttggtttatgtgcttatgtgatgaatgtaagTGTGgtacgaattttttccatgaaaaatattttttctattttggaaaatattttatttggattccttgttaatattaagcaattttcgtttttacgAAACTTGATTCCGCTAAAAATTTgtgaagttatgaattttggaaaatcgggattcaaggCTGTCGAGGGGTGCTCGTGAGCACCAGGAACTCGGTCTGGAAgcccccatccgcgcgcgtgacaCGTCTATATGCACCTAGAATCCTGCACATCCGCCCGTGCCTATGCTACAAGCGCCGGGGTTTGCCGCACGCTAGACCCTGCTCCTctccccatgcgcgcgcggaaggCTGATTTGTAGCCTCCTGGGGCTGCACGTGCAACCCCTCCTGGGCAGCCAGCACCATATTGcgatttttttggttttttccgCATATTCAAAAGAGTAGACAAAGGAATTCTTAGTTTTACaaattgaatttaatattatattgttgtTGATCAGTTCAAAACAAAACATAAAACATTAAAGAATATAAATAGAATATAAATTTGTCCTTTTATAAATCTttgaacatatatattttttttttagtttttatatatttttatagatatctATCTAATAGAATTTGTcgtttttttattctattttaaaaggaaaggaataaatatataaataaagtgaAGTATTATTATAATTCTAAGAATTTTTTTCTAATGTCTTTCGAAGTTTtcgagttgtaaattaaaaattatgctTATTTTTTTTCGAGTCAGAACAACAAAGATTATGccaattttgtattatttatttggcATATAAAAGAAACTTTTTGAATTTCTTGTCGAAAGAGATTTACCTAAAGAAAAAGCTTTTAATGCTGCCCAATATCCTTTCTTTTTCCAAATATTTTTACGAATCCGCTTTTTTGATATAGAAGTACGTTTTTTTGGAACTGTCATTCAAAAATTagaatgaaatatttaattcgtgaattttaatatattttaatataattaatataattttaagtactttttttttcaattctttttttttcaataaaaaaaaaggaatcaTATCATTTGACCTATTTTAACCTCTTACTTtttcaatataatattttaaagagttgaaaatataatatttcaaagagTTGAAAAAGATTCAGAATCATTTAGACTAGAAAAttctatatattgtatatttttattttttattaactgATTCCTTTCATTTCAAAAGAAATAATAACCGATAAAtcagaaaaaattaatttaattaagataaaaaaattttatttatttttatggaaTCTACATATCAGTATTCATGGATTATACCTTTTATTCCACTTCCAGTTCCGATATTAATCAAAGTAGGACTCCTACTATTTCCAACGGCAACAAAAAATTTGCGCCGTATGTGGGTTTTTCCTATAGAACCCTGTTCAATAACTGGAACACTTTAGCTGTCCGCTTTCAGGTTAGGCAGTAAGGGTCGGAGAAGGGCAATCACTCATTCTTAAAACCAGCATTCTTAAGACCAAAGAGTCGGGTGGAAAAGGGGGGGAAAGCTCTCCGTTCCTGGTTATCCTGTAGCTAGATCCTCCGGAACCACAAGAATCCTTAGTTAGAGTGGGATTCCAACTCGGCACCTTTTGAGATTTTGAGAAGAGTTGCTCTTTGGAGAGCACAAGCACGATGAAAGTTGTAAGCCGTGTTCGGGGGAGTTATTGTCTATCGTTGGCCTCTATGGTAGAATCCGCCGGGGGCCCGAGAGGCAGTGGTTTACCCTGTGGCGGATGTCAGCGGTTCGAGTCCGCTTATCTCCAACTCGTGAACTTAGCCGATACAAAGCTATATGATAGCACCCTATTTTTCCGATTCGGCAGTTCGATCTATGCTAGATTTATCATTCATGGACGTTAATAAGATAAGATCCTTCCATTTAGTAGCACCTTAGGGGATGCTTACATCGAAGAAatcgaaaataaattaaataattatagggTCTATCCTATTCACATAGGTCAATGATCCAATAACCACCCTTCCTTTTTgagtagttaaaaaaaaatactatgatGGTTCCGttgctttatatatatatttcgtcTGTTAGTTATTAGTTAGCAATCCCAAAGTTTTTATTCACAAACATAAGAATTATACAGGAACAAAAAGAATCTTGGAttactttttgaaaaaaacGAATTAGATTTTTTTGGAATACGAATACGAAATCTATTCCAACTATAATACTCATGAAGAAAAAGCCGTAATAAATGCAAAGAAGAGACATCTTTTACCCAGTAACGAAGGGTTTGAACTAAGATTTCGAGATGAATGGGGTAGGGTATTAGTACATCTGATACATAATTTAAATGGGGGAATTTTTCCTCGAAAAAAGGAAATGTTGAATGAATTGAttgtaaattataatattttactaaTTCTGTCCCTTTTAAAGAAGATACTAATCGTAGGGAAAATGGAATTTCCACAACGACTGCAAATCCCTCTGATAtcatttgagaaaaaaaaaattgtacccAAAAACTGGATTTTGGTTTGAATCATTAGCAGAAATAATCAAATGATTCTGTTGATACATTCGAGAAATTAAACGTTTTACAATTAGTAAACTAGGTTTATTGTCATAACCTACATTTTCCAACAAATTtgatttatttctatttaaaccATGATCATGAACAAATGTATAAATATACTCCCGAAAGATAAGTGGGTATAGGAGGTCATGTTGCCAAGATCTATCTAGTTCTAAATATCCTTGAAATTCTGCCATTTAAAATTCAATTTGAACTGAAAATAGAGTAGGGGATTTATTTGGTTATCAAATGATACATAGTACGATACAGTCCAAACAAGGtattataataagaaaaatatatacctCGGAAAAAAAGGTAAGACTCATCAAGGGACTCTCTATCCTCTCTTTTTTCACCTAATCGATTTAGGTTCATTTTAGGATAACAAGATGGTTAGAAATTCTTTATTTACAAGCACTACTACAGTTACTGCAGGAATTGTAATGATACAGGAATTTGAGAAAGACTCTATTGAATAGTTGAATAGTACAAATTCTACATGTACACGCaacaagaaaaaagaaattctcTAACACTTCGTTTCAATCCTGATTGGGAAATTTTGTTACTGTGTCAGAAGAAGGATAGCTATACTGATTCGGTATACTCTAAAGAAACCCTTGGTACACTATTGACGATCTCACAAAGATCTGATTTCAGTGAATTTCTGTTTACTGATTTCATCTTTTACGGAGTCGACCCCCCTTTGACTGTACAAGAATATGCGGAGCTTAAGATGTCTGGAAGCACAGGAGAACGTTCTTTTGCTAATATTATTACCAGTATTCGATACTGGGTCATTCATAGCATTACTATACCTTTCCTATTCATTGCGGGTTGGTTATTCGTCAACACGGGTTTAGCTTACGATGTATTTGGAAGTCCCCGTCCAAACAAGTATTTTACAGAGAGCCGACAAGGAGTTCCATTAATGACAGGCCGCTTTGATTCTTTGGAACAACTCGATGAATTTAGTAGACTTTTTAGGAGGCACAAATGACTATAGATAGAACCTATCCAATTTTTACTGTGCGATGGTTAGCCGTTCACCTGACTAGCTGTACCTACCGTTTCTTTTTTGGGGTCAATATCAGCAATGCAGTTCATCCAACGATAAACCTAATCCGAATCATAGAGCTACGACACAATCAAACCCGAACGAACAAAATGTTGAATTGAATCGTACCAGTCTCTACTGGGGGTTATTACTCATTTTTGTACTTGCTGTTTTATTTTCCAATTATttcttcaattaaaaaaaaaaaaagaagaataggAAATAATAGTAGGAATTctctttattcttttttttttttcgtattagctcttatctttattattatgtattaataatatgtattaatattcaattattctattaagaaaattagaatttaatagGTTATACTTAGGAAAATCAACTAGTACAAAAAAAgaagtttgaatttcaaatgtcatttgaataaaaaaactCACTATCCAAATATTATATTAGAAGAGTTAAGAATGAACAGTTAATAGCTAAGATCCCAGGAGTTTACTAAAGTCCTATGTGTATTCCAATTATGTTATGCGAGCCCGCTTAGCTCAGAGGTTAGAGCATCGCATTACatcggcatccaatagggcaatcccttatcataagttgtactcacccatgataggataacttgcaagtaaacccatacaagcagccaaaaatatatcgtgcagtgctatgctcacaccagcagtagaaaacctatcctataagtgctattcttacacaaacagtcaaaaacCTTATCattatcacacactaataacattagcataacaccatccaccatagaataaaatatgtaaatacaatcccataatacagttgtatgttttAACAAACACCCTGTGCACaaatgtccactcttcttacctcagttgctagGTATATCCTTTTCTCTCCCTCGAACCTCTCGCCAAGTTTATttattgagaacaagatcctctAGAAGCCTCTGAACGGAGTGTCGTCGAAGTTCTCGTCGGTTTTGGTGTCAGCGAATGCAAAACTCTTCTTCGGGTGCTTTCGACGTGTATTTTTGATTGGAAGAACCTTCCAATGAATCCAGGATCCCAAAACAACCAAGAAAAATAACCAAAATAGCCTAAACCTGATTATCTTCTTCCTTGGCGGTGCACCATTAAAAATGGAGTCCAAAAACGGTGAATTCCGTTTCAGACCTTAACGCTTGATTCTTCACGTTAAAATTGATCTTTGGGGTCCCATAAACTTAAACACAACCTCCTTTGATCTCCGAAACAGCTTAAACACATTGAAATCCGGGTCCGTTTCAAGAACCGtatttaaataaaactcaatgaaATAATCTAGGACAGCCCAAAAACTTTCAAACTCAACAACCCAAAATTTCACTTTTTTCACAGCTTGGTTTTGTTCGTCAACCTCTCTCTCCGTCTTTGCCTCTCACCCCGTTTCTAAACCCTCTAAACCCTCAAAAAtcatataaatatcttatatataGTCCTAACCCTAATATAATCCCACCTCaacaacttaaaattttaaaaaaagataaatatatatacataccgtATATTTCATAcgtaactaataataatatcactaataataataatacaatattaataatactaataatgataataacattaataataataataataataataaactaaacAATTTACTATAATATATTTacctatattattattaatatacctATAATAATAttgacaaataataaaaattaatatttatctccaataatttaaatatttatctagCATTATACATaccatcaaaataataataataataataataataataataataataataaaaaataataaattttattgtcacTAAAAAAATTGCATACTCCACTAAACTGATAAATATTGAAAGTAATAAATTATCCCCATtgacaaacaaaataaaataaaagtataaaaaaaaaaattaattacccaAGAAAGAGGATATTACACTGGGAAGGTTCAATTCTTGGAAGGCTTTCTCCTCAGAATTCCATGAACAATTCTCCTCTTCTCGTCAACTCCCACTGCATTTAGAGGACCTGGTCAAAGTGAAGCAAAGGCCAGGGGAGCCTCTCTAAGCTTatatcagcagattcatgacggaggcgACGAAAGTGGCACGGTTAACCGAAGAAGGGAAATTAATCGCAATACTGGGAGGCATCGAAGTTCTCGGAGAGCTTTGGAAGGATATCAAGAGTGATGGACCAATAGATTctatgagtgatttccttgattgcgcagatggtttcttcaagctCGAAGAGGCCATTTAGCAAGCAGAAGTCAAGCTTAAACTTGGCCAATCACAAGCTCCCCCTACTGGAACATCCGTTCAGCACCCCCAGTACCCAAGCAATTCAAGCTCGGGCGGCAAAAGGTCTAACAACAGCAACAGGCAAGGCAATGGGAAAAAGGGAAAGTTCGCTGGCAAAGCTGAACAGGCCCCTATAGAAAATCCTTCCAAATTCACTACTTTCTCTGTGTTGACTGACGATTTGGAGACCATCTAGATGGCCACTCAGTCAGTAGCTTCGTACAAGAAACCTGCTCCTATGAAAAAGGAAAGAGGGACAAGTCTAAGTTCTGCTATTTTCATGGAGATTATGGCCAtgacaccaatgaatgcaacaatTTGAAGCgagaaattgaatttttgatAAGAAAGAATAATCCGCACGTGCAAAAATATGTCAAGGCCGATCAAAACTATAGGGCCGCCCAGGCAGACAATAACCAAGATTTACTACCACCATCGGTAGATGGGCATTTccaagtcatcattggaggcccgcacatagCTAAAGATTCAGGCAAAGCCCGGGAAAGGTATGCCCAAATAAAAAGAAGTGGTCCTGGCCGTTGAagaaaggaaaccaaaaatacCACAGGTAGGGGAACCCACCATAACGTTCAGTGAAGATGATGCTATCAAGGTTAACTTCTTGCACAACGATCCGTTGGTCGTGGAAGTACAGATAGCCAACAAAATAGTGGCCCGAACTATGatagataatggagcctctACAAATATCTTGTTCAAAACAGCGTATGAAAAAATGGGGCTCCAACTCAATGATTTAACTCCCTGCCTTTAGCCCGTATATAGTTTCTCTTGCCAGAGTGTTGCACCTCTAGGGCAAATTtgcctacccctcactgttgggcaAGCTTCGAAGAGCATAATTGTAATGGCACAATTTTGGATATTGGATGTTCCATCAGCCTTTAATGTTATGTTGGGTCGACCAGCCTTATATGACCTTACAGCTGTTACATCTATATTTCATCCGTGCCTTAAGTTTCCAACGAAGAATGGGGTCGAGTACCTAAGAGGAAATCAACAAGTTGcacgggaatgttacaaccttgcccTAACCAAGGCTAGAAAGGAGGTATCCTCTAGTCAGAGTTCGGACAAGGGAAAAGACATTGCCAAATAGGGAACCGCCCAAGGCAGGGACGAAGATGTGGATCCCCGACTTAGGgaaccaaataaaaatgttgGGCTAGTGGAAGAACTAGAAGAGATTGGAATCGACCCAAATGTTCCGACCGGGAAGCTCAAAATTGGAAAAGGTTTGatgctcgaagtaaaattagcattgataaaatttctgagagcaaacctggacatttttgcatggtcacatgaggatatggtcggaattgatccttctatAATTTCACACGCCATGAATATTGATCCTAATTTTTGGCCCGTTCAACAAAAAAGAAGACTGTCAGATAAAGAACGAGCCCTAGCCTTAAAATAAGAGGTAGAAAAGttgcgcaacaacaacttcataattgaagctttctacccggtCTGGGTTGCTAATCCTGTACTAGTGCCTAAGCCAAATAAAAAATGGTGAGTATGTATCGACTTTGCCGACCTCAATAGGCGTGCCCCAAGGACTGCTGtccacttccaagaatagaTCAACTCGTGGATGCAACAGCAAGACACGAGATACtaagcttcatggacgcctattcagggtacaatcaaatcaagatgcatccaccagacaaagaacatacaagtttccaaaCAGATATGGCTATGTACTGTTATAAACTCATCCCATTTGGTCTGAAGAATGtcggagctacataccaaagatcgGTAAgtaaaatgtttaaagaccatATCAGACAGAATTTGgaagtatatgtggatgacatgctcgtcaaatccaggaaggctgggggcatatagatgacctggacgaatgcttcaaagtcctcaagaAATACAATATGAAACTCAATCCCCTAAATTGTTCCTTTGGAGTTAGCTCGGGTAAGTTTCTAGGCTTTACCATtaatgcccgaggaattgaagccaatccagagaaAATTCAAGCCCTCCTAGATATGAAATCGCCTACAAAAACCAAGGAAGTTCAAAGTTTAACTGGTCGGATCGCGGCACTCAGTagatttgtttcaaagtcaacATACAAGTGTGTTCcatcttcaacatcctgcgaggaaattCGCAATTTGAATGAATGGAGAAATGCAAAAAAAGCCTTTCAAGCGCAAAACCTCCTGTACTCTCAAAACCTTTGGACGGGGAAGAATTAGGAATATACCTGGTTGTCATGGAACATGCAGTAAGTGCCATACTGATGAGAGAGGAGAATAATATCCAGCATTCGGTCGACTACATTAGCAAATGACTCATTGAGGCTGAAGGCCGGTACCCATTAATAGAAAAGCTCACCTATTGCCTAATCTTAGCAACAAGGAAGCTAAGGCCTTACTTTTAGGCTCATCCTGTGCGGGTGTACACTAACCAACCATTACGTCAAGTATTACAAAAACTGGACGCCTCCGAACGATTACTCAAATGGGTAGTGGAGTTGGGCTAGTATGAAATCATCTTTTAGCCCCGAACAGCGATCAAGGGTCAGGCCTTAGTAGATTTTGTGGTTGAATGTACGGGTAAAGAAGAAAGCACTTCAAAAAGTAACCCAGAGCCGGTACAAGTACCTCAGCTGTGCAATAGTGAAGACAAGTAAACTTAGAAGTTGCATGTAGACAGGTCGGCTACGGATCAGCTGTCTGGCGCAGTAATTTCCCTTGTCACACATGCACGCTGTGGTAAAATTCAGGTTTAAGGCATCCAATAATGAAGCTGAATATGAAGCTCTTATCGCAGGCCTCAGACTTGCTCGGGAGATGCAAGCCGAACACATTGAGATTTTTAGTGACTCACAGTTAGTGGTATATCATGTACTTGGGGAGTATGAGGCTCGAGAAGAgaagatgatagcatatctaagaaaaatacatgatctgctcgcacaattcaaaagctatgcTCTCAAGAAAATTCCAAGAGAGGAAAACACAACTGTTGACGCACTAGCCCAACTTACGAACAGCAACATAAACGATAAAGCAAGTCTGATCTCAATCCCATTCCTTAAGAAAACCAATATCATCGGTACGAAAGAGATTgaaatgattgatacatccccaaactggatgacgccagTAGAAGCCTACTTCAAAACTAGGGCACTCCTAGAATTCAGAAATGAAGCTCAGAAAATGAGGAGAGACGGTTGCACGGTACATCATTGTAGAGGGAGTTATGTATAAAAGAGGATTCTCCATGCCACTACTCAGGTGTGTTACACAAGAAGAAGTTGCACGACTTTTGTCGGAAGAACATGATGGATTCTGCAGCAACCACGCAGCTGACAGAGtttatccaagaaaattctaaggcaagggtATTTCTGGCCGACAATGATTGAAGACTCCAAGGCCTGCGTTTAGAAATGTGACAAGTGCcaaagattttcaaagatacctcgtGCAATGCCCAACGAACTAACTCAGATGCAAAGTCGTTGGCCTTTcaccatttggggaattgacatGATCGGACAGTTACCCAAAGGCAA from Cannabis sativa cultivar Pink pepper isolate KNU-18-1 chromosome 4, ASM2916894v1, whole genome shotgun sequence carries:
- the LOC133036724 gene encoding cytochrome b559 subunit alpha-like, which gives rise to MYTQQEKRNSLTLRFNPDWEILLLCQKKDSYTDSVYSKETLGTLLTISQRSDFSEFLFTDFIFYGVDPPLTVQEYAELKMSGSTGERSFANIITSIRYWVIHSITIPFLFIAGWLFVNTGLAYDVFGSPRPNKYFTESRQGVPLMTGRFDSLEQLDEFSRLFRRHK